From the Streptococcus oralis ATCC 35037 genome, one window contains:
- the rexB gene encoding ATP-dependent nuclease subunit B, with the protein MKLLYTDIRTSLTEILTREAEELVAAGKRVFYIAPNSLSFEKERAVLECLSQQASFAITVTRFAQMARYLVLNDLPAKTSLDDIGLGMTFYKCLAELDPKDLRVYGAIKQDPQFIQQLMELYHEMTTAQMSFLDLESLTDEDKRADLLLIFEKVTAYLNQGQLAQGSQLSHLIEAIENDKVSSDFSQIALVIDGFTRFSAEEERVVDLLHRKGVEIVIGAYASKKAYISPFTEGNLYQASVEFLHHLGAKYQTPAQDRSQTHEKMDSFDKASRLLESSYDFSELALDVDEKDRENLQIWSCLTQKEELELVARSIRQKLHDHPELSYKNFRILLGDVASYRLSLKTIFDQYQIPFYLGRSESMSHHPLTQYAESILRLKRYRFRQEDLINLLRTGLYTDLSQADIDAFEQYLRYLGINGLPSYQQTFTKSHHGKFDLERLNSLRLRVLAPLETLFASRKQKAENLLQKWNAFLKNAALSKQMQELTATMETLEQERQAEVWKAFCHVLEQFATVFAGSQVSLEDFLSLLHSGMSLSQYRTIPATVDTVLVQSYDLIAPMTADFVYAIGLTQDHLPKIAQNTSLLTDEERQSLNQATEEGAQLLIASSENLKKNRYTMLSLVNAARKQLILSAPSLLNENESKESAYLQELVGFGFSRLEKKIHQKSLSKDDMGSYHSLLSSLVSYHQQAGSSENEEDLTFVKVLARVMGKKLDQKGLTNPALPTSPSSKPLEKETLQALYPADKEFYLSTSGLTEFYRNEYSYFLRYVLGLQEELRLRPDARSHGNFLHRILERALKLPAENSFDQRLEQAIKETSQEREFEAIYQESLEAQFTKEVLLDVARTTGHILRHNPAIETIQEEATFGGKDQAFIQLDNGRSVHVRGKVDRIDRLKADGALGVVDYKSSLTQFQFPHFFNGLNSQLPTYLAALKREGEQDFFGAMYLEMAEPVQSLLTVKSLAGAVVEVSKSMKYQGLFLEKESSHLGEFYNKNKANQLTDEEFQLLLDYNAHLYKKAAEKILQGQFAINPYTENGRSIAPYVQQHQAITGFEANYHLGQARFLEKLDLSDGKRLVGEKLKQAWFEKMREELNR; encoded by the coding sequence ATGAAATTACTTTATACTGATATTCGGACTTCTTTGACTGAAATTTTAACGAGAGAGGCAGAAGAGCTAGTTGCTGCAGGCAAGCGGGTTTTCTACATCGCCCCCAACTCTCTTTCATTTGAAAAGGAACGTGCCGTGCTGGAATGCTTGTCCCAGCAGGCTTCTTTTGCGATTACCGTTACGCGTTTCGCTCAAATGGCTCGTTACCTGGTCTTGAATGACTTGCCAGCTAAGACGAGTCTTGATGACATCGGGCTTGGGATGACTTTTTATAAATGCCTTGCCGAACTCGATCCCAAGGACTTGCGTGTTTATGGTGCGATTAAGCAGGATCCTCAATTTATCCAGCAGTTGATGGAACTTTATCATGAGATGACGACTGCTCAGATGAGCTTTTTGGACTTGGAAAGTTTGACTGATGAGGATAAACGAGCAGATTTACTCTTGATTTTTGAGAAAGTAACAGCCTATCTTAATCAAGGTCAGTTGGCTCAGGGAAGTCAGCTGTCCCATTTGATTGAGGCTATTGAGAATGACAAGGTAAGCAGTGATTTCAGTCAGATTGCCTTGGTTATTGATGGATTTACCCGTTTTTCTGCCGAGGAAGAGCGTGTAGTGGATCTGCTTCATCGAAAAGGTGTCGAGATTGTCATTGGTGCTTATGCAAGCAAGAAAGCCTATATCAGTCCGTTCACTGAAGGTAATCTCTATCAAGCCAGTGTGGAATTTCTTCATCATTTGGGGGCAAAATACCAAACACCTGCTCAGGATCGTTCTCAGACTCATGAGAAAATGGATAGTTTTGACAAGGCTTCTCGTTTGCTAGAGTCTTCTTATGACTTTTCAGAACTCGCTTTAGATGTTGATGAGAAGGATCGTGAAAATCTGCAAATCTGGTCCTGCTTGACGCAAAAAGAGGAGTTGGAGTTAGTAGCGCGTAGCATTCGTCAGAAATTACATGACCATCCAGAACTGAGTTACAAGAATTTCCGTATTTTGCTGGGGGATGTGGCATCTTACCGGCTATCACTGAAAACTATTTTTGACCAGTACCAGATTCCTTTCTATCTTGGTAGAAGTGAATCCATGTCCCATCATCCCTTAACCCAGTATGCCGAATCTATTTTGCGTTTGAAACGCTACCGTTTTCGTCAGGAGGATTTGATTAATCTCCTCAGAACTGGTCTGTATACTGACCTTAGCCAAGCGGATATTGATGCTTTTGAGCAATATCTCCGCTATCTTGGTATCAATGGCTTGCCATCTTATCAGCAGACCTTTACCAAATCCCACCATGGAAAATTTGATTTAGAGCGTTTAAATTCTCTTCGTCTGCGCGTTTTGGCGCCACTTGAAACCTTATTTGCCAGTCGAAAACAAAAGGCTGAAAATCTCTTGCAAAAGTGGAATGCTTTTCTAAAAAATGCTGCTTTAAGCAAGCAGATGCAAGAATTGACAGCTACTATGGAAACTCTAGAACAGGAAAGACAAGCCGAAGTTTGGAAAGCCTTCTGCCATGTTTTAGAACAATTTGCGACCGTTTTTGCCGGTTCACAAGTTAGTCTAGAGGACTTCCTGTCCTTGCTTCATTCTGGGATGAGTTTGTCCCAGTATCGCACCATTCCAGCAACTGTTGATACTGTTCTGGTGCAGAGTTATGATTTGATTGCACCTATGACCGCTGACTTTGTCTACGCCATCGGGCTGACTCAGGATCATTTACCAAAAATTGCGCAAAACACCAGCCTGTTAACAGACGAAGAAAGACAAAGCCTAAACCAAGCGACTGAAGAGGGAGCACAATTACTGATTGCAAGTAGTGAAAACCTCAAGAAAAATCGCTACACCATGCTTTCCTTAGTCAATGCTGCCCGTAAACAATTGATTTTGTCAGCTCCAAGTCTTCTTAATGAAAATGAGAGCAAGGAATCAGCCTATCTTCAGGAACTGGTGGGTTTTGGATTTAGCCGGTTAGAGAAGAAGATTCATCAAAAAAGTCTGTCTAAGGATGATATGGGTTCATATCACAGTCTCTTGTCTAGTCTCGTTTCCTATCATCAGCAGGCGGGTTCTAGTGAAAATGAAGAAGATTTGACCTTTGTCAAGGTTCTGGCGCGTGTGATGGGGAAAAAACTTGACCAAAAAGGTCTTACAAATCCTGCACTCCCAACTAGCCCAAGCAGCAAGCCATTAGAGAAAGAGACCTTGCAGGCTCTCTATCCAGCTGACAAAGAGTTTTACCTGTCTACGTCTGGTTTGACAGAGTTTTACCGCAATGAATACAGTTATTTCCTCCGTTATGTCTTAGGTTTGCAGGAAGAATTGCGCCTGCGTCCAGATGCTCGCAGTCATGGGAATTTCTTGCACCGTATTTTGGAACGTGCCTTGAAACTACCTGCTGAAAATTCCTTTGATCAGCGTTTGGAACAAGCCATTAAGGAAACCAGCCAAGAACGCGAATTTGAAGCTATTTATCAAGAAAGTTTGGAAGCCCAATTTACCAAGGAAGTTCTTCTTGATGTTGCTCGGACAACTGGGCATATCCTCCGCCATAATCCAGCCATTGAAACCATCCAAGAGGAAGCAACATTTGGTGGTAAAGATCAGGCCTTTATTCAATTGGATAATGGTCGGAGTGTCCATGTGCGAGGCAAGGTTGACCGTATTGACCGCCTGAAAGCTGATGGAGCACTGGGAGTGGTGGACTACAAGTCTAGTCTGACTCAGTTCCAGTTTCCTCATTTCTTTAATGGGCTTAATTCCCAACTGCCTACCTATCTTGCTGCCCTAAAAAGAGAAGGGGAGCAGGACTTTTTCGGAGCCATGTACTTGGAAATGGCTGAACCTGTCCAATCTCTGTTGACCGTTAAGAGTCTGGCAGGAGCAGTAGTAGAAGTCAGCAAATCAATGAAATACCAAGGACTCTTTTTAGAAAAAGAAAGCAGTCACTTGGGCGAATTTTACAACAAAAACAAGGCCAACCAGCTGACAGACGAGGAATTCCAGCTCTTATTGGACTACAATGCCCATCTTTACAAGAAGGCAGCTGAGAAGATTTTACAAGGCCAGTTCGCCATCAATCCCTATACCGAAAATGGCAGAAGCATTGCCCCATACGTTCAGCAACACCAAGCCATTACTGGATTTGAAGCAAATTACCACTTGGGACAAGCCCGTTTCCTTGAGAAATTAGACTTATCTGATGGCAAGCGTCTGGTAGGAGAAAAACTTAAGCAAGCTTGGTTTGAAAAAATGAGAGAGGAGTTGAATCGATGA
- the addA gene encoding helicase-exonuclease AddAB subunit AddA encodes MKPISFLTEEEIQKLQEAEASSNKEQKKTAEQIEAIYTAGQNILVSASAGSGKTFVMAERILDQLARGVEISQLFISTFTVKAATELKERLEKKISQQIQEGNDVDLKQHLGRQLADLPNAAIGTMDSFTQKFLGKHGYLIDIAPNFRILQNESEQLILKNEVFHQVFEDHYQGENKEKFSRLVKNFAGRGKDERGLRQQVYKIYDFLQSTSSPQKWLNGSFLKGFEKADFANEKDKQTEQIKQALWDMESFFRYHLDNDAKEFPKAAYLEAVQQVLDEISSLNQESDSQAYQAVLSRVVAISKEKNGRALANSSRKADLKPLADAYNDERKTQFAKLGQLLDQITILDYQGRYHKDTWDLAKTFQTFMSDFVEAYRERKRQENAFEFADISHYTIEILENFPQVREAYQERFHEVMVDEYQDTNHIQERMLELLSNGHNRFMVGDIKQSIYRFRQADPQIFNEKFQRYAQNPKEGKLILLKENFRSSSEVLSATNDVFGRLMDQEVGEINYDSMHQLVFANTKLAPNPDNKAEFLLYDKDDSGQEEEESQTESKLTGEMRLVIKEILKLHQEKGVAFKEIALLTSSRSRNDQILLALSEYGIPVKTDGEQNNYLQSLEVQVMLDTLRVIHNPLQDYALVALMKSPMFSFDEDELARLSLQKIEDKAQENLYEKLVNAQKLATSQKNLIYTALAEKLNQFMDILDSWRLYAKTHSLYDLIWKIYNDRFYYDYVGALPNGPARQANLYALALRADQFEKSNFKGLSRFIRMIDQVLEVQHDLASVAVAPPKDAVELLTIHKSKGLEFPYVFILNMDQDFNKQDSMSDVILSRQNGLGVKYIAKVETGAVEAHYPKTIKLSIPSLTYTQNEKELQLASYSEQMRLLYVAMTRAEKKLYLVGKGSREKLEAKEYPAANNGKLDSNTRLQARNFQDWVWAISKVFTKDNLNFSYRFVGEDLLTREAIGQLENKSPLQDSSQADNRQSETIKEALEMLKEVEVYNTLHRAAIELPSVQTPSQIKKFYEPVMDMEGVEITNQTQSSEKKISFDLPDFSTKEKVTGAEIGSATHELMQRIDLIQQPTLASLTETLKQVQTSPAVRDKINLSKILAFFDTALGQEILANTSHLYREQPFSMLKKDQKSKEDFVVRGILDGYLLYEDRIVLFDYKTDRYDEPSQLIDRYRGQLALYGEALSRAYSIENIEKYLILLGKDEVQVVKV; translated from the coding sequence ATGAAGCCCATTTCCTTTTTAACTGAGGAAGAAATTCAAAAACTGCAAGAAGCAGAAGCGAGTTCGAACAAGGAACAAAAGAAAACAGCTGAGCAAATCGAAGCCATTTATACCGCAGGGCAAAATATCCTTGTTTCAGCGTCTGCTGGTTCAGGGAAGACCTTTGTCATGGCCGAACGCATTCTGGATCAGTTAGCGCGTGGTGTAGAAATCAGCCAACTCTTTATCTCGACCTTTACCGTCAAGGCTGCTACAGAACTCAAAGAACGCTTGGAGAAAAAAATCAGCCAACAAATCCAAGAAGGTAACGATGTCGATCTCAAACAACACTTGGGACGCCAGTTGGCAGACCTGCCAAACGCTGCCATCGGAACCATGGACTCCTTCACACAAAAATTCCTTGGCAAGCATGGTTATCTGATTGATATCGCACCGAACTTCCGTATTTTGCAAAATGAAAGTGAACAGTTAATCCTCAAAAATGAAGTTTTTCATCAGGTGTTTGAAGACCATTACCAAGGTGAGAATAAAGAGAAATTTAGCCGTTTGGTGAAGAACTTTGCTGGGCGTGGCAAGGATGAACGTGGTCTGCGCCAGCAAGTCTACAAAATCTATGATTTCCTTCAATCCACCAGCAGTCCCCAAAAATGGCTGAACGGGTCTTTCCTCAAAGGGTTTGAAAAAGCTGACTTTGCAAATGAAAAAGACAAACAAACTGAGCAAATCAAGCAGGCGCTTTGGGACATGGAAAGTTTCTTCCGTTATCATCTGGATAACGATGCCAAGGAGTTTCCAAAAGCTGCCTATTTAGAAGCTGTTCAACAGGTTCTGGATGAAATTAGCTCCTTAAATCAAGAGTCCGATAGCCAGGCTTATCAAGCAGTGCTTTCTCGTGTTGTCGCCATCTCGAAGGAGAAAAATGGTCGAGCTCTGGCTAACTCCAGTCGTAAGGCCGATTTAAAACCACTGGCTGATGCCTATAACGATGAGAGAAAGACCCAGTTTGCTAAACTAGGACAACTGTTAGATCAGATAACCATTCTCGACTATCAAGGGCGTTATCATAAAGATACCTGGGATCTAGCTAAAACCTTCCAAACCTTTATGAGTGATTTTGTGGAGGCTTATCGTGAACGTAAACGCCAAGAAAATGCCTTTGAATTTGCTGATATTAGTCATTACACCATTGAGATTTTAGAGAATTTCCCACAAGTCCGCGAGGCTTATCAGGAACGATTCCACGAAGTCATGGTCGATGAGTATCAGGATACTAACCACATTCAAGAACGGATGCTGGAATTGCTGTCGAATGGTCACAATCGCTTTATGGTGGGAGATATCAAGCAGTCTATCTACCGTTTCCGTCAGGCAGATCCCCAAATTTTCAATGAAAAATTTCAACGCTATGCGCAAAATCCTAAAGAGGGTAAGTTGATACTCCTCAAGGAAAATTTCCGTAGCAGTTCAGAAGTGCTATCAGCAACCAATGATGTTTTTGGACGTCTTATGGACCAAGAGGTCGGCGAAATCAACTATGATAGCATGCACCAGCTTGTTTTTGCTAATACCAAGCTGGCTCCTAATCCAGACAACAAGGCAGAATTTCTCCTCTACGATAAGGACGATAGTGGGCAAGAGGAGGAAGAGAGCCAAACAGAATCGAAACTAACTGGGGAAATGCGTCTGGTCATCAAGGAAATCTTGAAGCTCCATCAAGAGAAAGGTGTAGCCTTTAAGGAAATTGCCCTTTTGACTTCCAGTCGCAGTCGAAATGACCAGATTCTACTTGCCCTGTCTGAGTACGGAATTCCAGTTAAAACCGACGGTGAGCAAAACAACTACCTCCAATCCCTAGAAGTACAAGTCATGCTGGACACCCTGCGCGTCATTCACAATCCCCTGCAAGACTATGCCTTGGTAGCTCTGATGAAGTCTCCTATGTTTAGTTTCGATGAGGACGAGTTGGCACGCTTGTCCCTTCAGAAAATAGAAGATAAGGCCCAAGAAAATCTCTATGAGAAACTGGTCAATGCTCAAAAACTGGCAACAAGTCAGAAAAACTTGATTTATACAGCTCTAGCTGAAAAACTCAATCAATTCATGGATATTTTGGATTCTTGGCGCTTGTATGCCAAAACCCACTCTCTCTATGACTTGATTTGGAAGATTTACAACGACCGTTTTTACTATGACTATGTTGGAGCCCTGCCAAACGGTCCAGCTAGACAGGCCAATCTCTATGCCCTAGCTCTACGAGCTGACCAGTTTGAAAAGAGTAATTTCAAGGGCTTGTCTCGTTTTATCCGTATGATTGACCAAGTCCTAGAAGTCCAGCACGATCTCGCAAGTGTAGCCGTCGCACCGCCTAAAGATGCTGTGGAACTCTTGACCATTCACAAGAGCAAAGGACTGGAGTTTCCTTATGTCTTTATCCTCAACATGGATCAGGACTTCAACAAGCAAGACTCGATGTCAGACGTCATTCTCAGCCGTCAAAATGGGCTTGGTGTCAAATACATTGCCAAGGTGGAAACAGGAGCAGTGGAAGCACACTATCCTAAAACCATCAAACTCTCCATTCCTAGCCTGACCTATACGCAGAATGAGAAAGAACTGCAACTGGCTAGCTATTCAGAGCAGATGCGTCTGCTGTATGTTGCCATGACAAGGGCTGAGAAAAAGCTCTATCTTGTTGGCAAGGGCTCTCGCGAAAAGCTAGAAGCCAAGGAATACCCAGCAGCAAACAATGGAAAATTAGATAGCAATACCAGACTGCAAGCAAGAAATTTCCAAGATTGGGTCTGGGCTATCAGTAAAGTATTTACCAAGGACAATCTCAACTTTAGCTATCGTTTTGTTGGTGAAGACCTGTTGACTAGAGAAGCTATTGGTCAATTGGAAAACAAGAGCCCTCTCCAAGATAGCTCTCAAGCAGACAATCGCCAGTCAGAAACTATCAAAGAAGCTTTGGAAATGCTGAAAGAGGTGGAAGTTTATAATACTCTTCACCGCGCAGCCATTGAACTACCAAGTGTTCAAACCCCAAGCCAAATCAAGAAATTCTACGAACCGGTTATGGATATGGAAGGGGTAGAAATTACTAACCAAACTCAATCATCGGAAAAGAAAATCAGCTTTGATTTACCAGATTTTTCAACTAAAGAAAAGGTAACTGGAGCTGAGATTGGTAGTGCAACCCACGAACTCATGCAAAGAATTGACCTCATTCAGCAACCAACACTTGCTAGCCTGACAGAAACTCTCAAACAAGTTCAGACTAGTCCAGCTGTTAGAGACAAGATCAATCTTTCTAAAATTCTTGCCTTCTTTGATACAGCACTTGGTCAGGAAATTCTCGCTAATACCAGCCATCTTTACCGCGAGCAACCTTTCTCCATGCTCAAAAAAGATCAAAAGAGTAAGGAAGATTTCGTTGTCCGTGGAATCTTGGATGGCTATCTGCTTTATGAGGATCGCATCGTTCTTTTCGACTACAAAACAGACCGTTACGATGAACCAAGTCAACTCATAGACCGCTATCGTGGTCAGTTAGCCTTATACGGAGAGGCTTTATCTAGAGCCTATTCGATTGAAAACATAGAAAAATACTTGATTTTGCTCGGCAAAGACGAGGTTCAAGTTGTAAAAGTATAA
- a CDS encoding type II toxin-antitoxin system PemK/MazF family toxin, which translates to MIAKSDYIPEKQDIIWLDFDPSVGREIQKRRPALVVSRREYALQTGFVAVCPITHGQRRLAEKGLLVPVSSDKVDGAVNPFQLYTFDFRMRNAQKITRMDTQCFQKVVQLYQYIFGDT; encoded by the coding sequence TTGATAGCGAAATCTGACTATATTCCTGAAAAGCAGGATATCATTTGGCTGGACTTTGATCCATCAGTCGGTCGAGAAATCCAGAAACGGCGACCTGCCTTGGTCGTTTCTAGGAGAGAATATGCCTTGCAAACTGGTTTTGTGGCTGTCTGTCCTATCACTCACGGCCAACGTCGTTTGGCAGAAAAAGGCTTGCTCGTTCCTGTCTCTTCGGACAAGGTAGATGGCGCTGTCAATCCATTTCAACTGTATACCTTTGATTTTCGGATGCGTAATGCTCAAAAAATAACAAGAATGGACACGCAGTGTTTTCAGAAAGTCGTCCAACTTTACCAGTACATATTTGGAGATACTTAA
- the mazE gene encoding type II toxin-antitoxin system PemI/MazE family antitoxin, which produces MNTVKTRKVGNSLTVTIPKNLGMTEGQEMVVYKGIDGVIVLAPKLKDPFDGITDLRMTNDFEGVRSLDSEI; this is translated from the coding sequence ATGAATACAGTAAAGACTCGGAAGGTAGGGAATTCTCTCACTGTGACTATTCCTAAAAATTTGGGGATGACAGAAGGTCAAGAAATGGTTGTCTACAAAGGGATTGACGGAGTCATTGTCTTAGCTCCAAAACTGAAAGATCCTTTTGATGGGATTACTGATTTGAGAATGACAAATGATTTTGAAGGGGTAAGGTCACTTGATAGCGAAATCTGA
- the ylqF gene encoding ribosome biogenesis GTPase YlqF, whose protein sequence is MATIQWFPGHMSKARRQVQENLKFVDFVTILVDARLPLSSQNPMLTKIVGDKPKLLILNKADLADPAMTKEWRQYFESQGIQTLAINSKEQVTVKVVTDAAKKLMADKIARQKERGIKIETLRTMIIGIPNAGKSTLMNRLAGKKIAVVGNKPGVTKGQQWLKTNKDLEILDTPGILWPKFEDETVALKLALTGAIKDQLLPMDEVTIFGLNYFKKHYPEKLAERFKQMKIEEEAPVIIMDMTRALGFRDDYDRFYSLFVKEVRDGKLGNYTLDTLDDIDDDD, encoded by the coding sequence ATGGCTACTATTCAATGGTTTCCGGGTCACATGTCTAAGGCTCGGCGGCAAGTTCAGGAGAATCTTAAGTTTGTTGATTTTGTGACGATTTTGGTGGATGCTCGGCTACCTTTATCTAGTCAAAATCCTATGTTAACCAAGATTGTGGGTGATAAACCTAAACTCTTGATCTTGAACAAGGCTGACCTAGCAGACCCAGCAATGACCAAAGAATGGCGTCAGTATTTTGAATCACAGGGAATCCAAACTCTGGCTATCAACTCCAAAGAGCAAGTAACTGTAAAAGTTGTGACAGATGCTGCTAAAAAGCTCATGGCTGATAAGATTGCACGCCAGAAAGAACGAGGTATCAAGATCGAAACCTTGCGGACCATGATTATCGGAATTCCAAATGCCGGTAAGTCAACTCTCATGAACCGTTTGGCTGGGAAAAAGATTGCAGTTGTCGGCAATAAACCAGGTGTTACCAAGGGGCAACAGTGGCTCAAAACCAACAAAGACCTTGAAATTTTAGACACACCAGGGATTCTCTGGCCTAAATTTGAAGACGAAACCGTTGCTTTGAAACTAGCCTTGACTGGAGCAATTAAAGATCAACTACTCCCAATGGATGAAGTGACCATTTTTGGTCTCAATTATTTCAAAAAACATTATCCAGAAAAGCTAGCTGAACGCTTCAAACAAATGAAGATAGAAGAAGAAGCACCTGTTATCATCATGGATATGACCCGTGCTCTCGGTTTCCGAGATGATTACGACCGCTTTTACAGCCTCTTCGTCAAGGAAGTCCGTGATGGAAAGCTCGGTAACTACACCTTAGATACATTGGACGACATCGATGACGACGATTAA
- a CDS encoding ribonuclease HII has translation MTTIKEIKELLATVKELDNPLFLELEKDPRSGVQKEISKRKKAIQAELDEDLRLETMLSYEKELYKQGLTLIAGVDEVGRGPLAGPVVAAAVILPKNCKIRGLNDSKKIPKKKHLEIYHAVQDQALAIGIGIMDNQVIDQVNIYEATKLAMKEAISQVSPKPEHLLIDAMKLELSIPQTAIIKGDANSLSIAAASIVAKVTRDELMKEYDQQYPGYDFTANAGYGTAKHLEGLEKLGVTPIHRTSFEPVKTLVSIKKDK, from the coding sequence ATGACGACGATTAAAGAAATCAAAGAACTTCTTGCCACTGTCAAAGAATTAGACAATCCCCTTTTTCTTGAACTGGAAAAGGATCCTCGTTCTGGGGTTCAAAAGGAAATCAGCAAACGTAAAAAAGCCATTCAGGCTGAACTGGATGAAGACCTTCGCCTGGAAACTATGCTTTCTTATGAAAAAGAACTTTATAAGCAAGGATTGACTCTAATTGCAGGTGTTGACGAGGTTGGCCGTGGTCCTCTTGCTGGACCTGTAGTCGCTGCAGCCGTTATCTTGCCGAAAAATTGTAAGATTAGAGGCCTCAACGATAGCAAGAAGATCCCCAAAAAGAAACATTTGGAAATTTATCATGCTGTTCAAGATCAAGCCTTGGCAATCGGTATTGGTATCATGGATAATCAGGTCATCGACCAAGTCAATATCTATGAAGCAACCAAGCTGGCCATGAAGGAAGCAATTTCCCAGGTCAGTCCGAAACCTGAGCACCTCTTGATAGACGCCATGAAACTGGAGTTGTCGATTCCCCAAACAGCAATCATCAAAGGAGATGCCAACTCTCTCTCAATCGCAGCTGCATCTATAGTAGCCAAGGTGACACGGGATGAATTGATGAAGGAATATGATCAGCAATATCCTGGATATGATTTTACAGCTAATGCAGGTTATGGAACAGCTAAACACCTAGAAGGACTGGAAAAACTAGGTGTCACCCCAATTCACCGAACCAGTTTTGAACCAGTCAAAACACTGGTTTCAATTAAGAAAGACAAGTAA
- a CDS encoding ClC family H(+)/Cl(-) exchange transporter has product MEEQSETLSSKKEFAFASSTILSQVGRGIIVGLVVGLIVGSFRFLIEKGFHLLQGLYQDQAHLVRNLFIIGLFYVFVCWLSAKLTRSEKDIKGSGIPQVEAELKGLMTLNWWSVLWKKYVLGILAIASGLMLGREGPSIQLGAVGGKGIANWLKSSPVEERSLIASGAAAGLAAAFNAPIAGLLFVVEEVYHHFSRFFWVSTLAASLVANFVSLLIFGLTPVLDMPDNIPLMNLDQYWIYLLMGVFLGLSGFFYEKAVLNVGRVYEWIGQKIHLDKAYYPILAFILIIPVGIFLPQILGGGNQLVLSLTEQNFSFQVLLAYFLIRFVWSMISYGSGLPGGIFLPILALGSLLGALVGVICVNLGLVSQEQFPIFVILGMSGYFGAISKAPLTAMILVTEMVGDIRNLMPLGLVTLVAYIIMDLLKGAPVYEAMLEKMLPEEATDEGEVTLIEIPVSDKIAGKQVHELNLPHNVLITTQVHNGKSQTVNGSTRMYLGDMIHLVIPKSEIGKVKDLLL; this is encoded by the coding sequence ATGGAGGAACAGTCAGAAACACTCAGTTCCAAGAAAGAATTTGCCTTTGCCTCAAGTACCATATTATCCCAAGTTGGACGAGGAATCATTGTTGGTCTCGTCGTCGGTCTAATCGTCGGATCCTTTCGTTTCTTAATCGAAAAGGGCTTCCACCTGCTACAAGGACTCTATCAAGATCAAGCGCACCTAGTGCGCAATCTTTTTATCATTGGCCTATTTTATGTATTCGTTTGCTGGCTTAGTGCGAAACTAACTCGGTCAGAAAAAGATATCAAGGGTTCAGGAATTCCTCAAGTCGAAGCCGAACTAAAGGGACTGATGACTCTTAACTGGTGGAGTGTCCTCTGGAAGAAATATGTATTAGGTATTCTTGCTATTGCCAGTGGCCTTATGCTAGGTCGAGAAGGGCCAAGTATTCAACTTGGAGCGGTCGGTGGTAAAGGCATTGCCAATTGGCTCAAATCCAGCCCAGTAGAGGAACGTTCCCTGATCGCCAGTGGAGCTGCTGCAGGTTTAGCCGCTGCCTTTAATGCACCGATTGCAGGTCTCCTCTTTGTTGTGGAGGAAGTCTATCACCATTTTTCACGATTTTTCTGGGTCTCAACTCTAGCAGCCAGTCTCGTAGCAAACTTTGTTTCTCTGCTCATATTTGGCTTAACACCCGTACTGGATATGCCAGACAACATTCCTCTCATGAACCTAGACCAGTATTGGATTTACCTCCTTATGGGAGTTTTTCTCGGACTTTCTGGTTTTTTCTATGAGAAAGCTGTACTCAATGTTGGTCGAGTTTATGAGTGGATTGGTCAAAAAATCCATTTGGATAAAGCTTATTATCCAATCCTAGCCTTTATCCTTATCATACCAGTCGGGATTTTCTTGCCACAAATCCTTGGTGGTGGAAATCAGCTTGTTCTTTCCCTAACTGAGCAAAATTTTAGTTTTCAAGTTCTATTAGCTTACTTTTTGATTCGCTTTGTTTGGAGCATGATTAGCTATGGAAGTGGCCTCCCAGGAGGAATCTTCCTACCAATTTTGGCGCTTGGTTCCTTACTTGGTGCCCTAGTTGGTGTCATTTGTGTCAATCTTGGACTTGTCAGTCAGGAGCAATTCCCTATATTTGTCATTCTGGGAATGAGTGGCTACTTTGGAGCAATATCTAAAGCTCCCTTAACCGCTATGATTCTGGTAACCGAAATGGTAGGTGACATTCGCAATCTCATGCCACTTGGATTGGTAACCCTAGTTGCCTATATCATCATGGATTTACTTAAAGGTGCGCCAGTCTATGAGGCCATGCTAGAAAAAATGCTACCAGAAGAAGCAACAGACGAGGGAGAAGTCACCCTCATAGAAATCCCTGTGTCTGACAAAATCGCTGGAAAACAGGTTCACGAGCTCAACTTGCCACATAACGTACTCATTACCACCCAAGTCCATAATGGCAAGAGCCAAACAGTTAACGGCTCAACTAGAATGTATCTGGGTGATATGATTCACCTGGTGATTCCAAAAAGTGAAATTGGAAAAGTCAAAGATTTGTTGTTATAA